ACATCAGGGCCGAGCGTGAAGTAAAACGTTGTACCCACCCCTAGCTTAGCGTCAACCCAAATGCGACCACCGTGACGATCGATGACTCGGCGTACGATGGCGAGCCCGACACCGGTGCCTTCGTACTCGTTATCGCCATGGAGTCTTTGAAAGACGCCAAACAGTTTTTCGACATAAGAAATACCGGACGTTCGGTTATTTTTTCGCGCCCCATGCCCCTCTGCCCTACTAAGAAAACATAGCACAGGCAATTTGACGTCAAGCGCCGATAACGAATAAAGCGGCTACCCGACTGGTACTTACTTAACTGAAGGGAGCCTCTAAAAATTCAAACATGTAGGGTGGGCAACGATTTTTTGCCCACGCAGATCCCAAAAAACACCTGGGAGAGGGAGTGGCAGCTCCGATGCGTCTTTAAGTAAGTGCCATTCGCGGCTACCCTATAAACTATCGCGGTCGAGCGCCTGTTTCGCTACACAAATCGCAAAGAACAGTTTTTGCTACTTTTCTATTGGCCATTTCCTGGCATATTGTTATTCGTTTGGCATCCCCTATGTAGGATGGATCACGTCGATCTATTTGGCTTCCAACCAAGGAAACCTAAGGAATGAATTCAAGCCATATTCCAGACAGCAATAAGCAAGGGCAGTTCTCTTATTCAGCAACGACGTACCGCCGCTCCGCGGCGAGCGATATTCGGCGGACCGATTCCGTTCTGAAAGAACGGTTTCGTATCGTGTCGTGCGTTATCGCGTTGTTCGCCATTCTATTGACGGGCACAATTCCGGCAAACGCCACCGACAATATTCACATCAACGTCGACGACGCCAACCCACCCTTTATGTTCATGCGCCAAGGGAAGTCGGCCGGCCTGTATCCGACGTTGATGGCGGCGGTCTTCCACGAAATGCGCGTCGAAGTCGACATCGAATCCAAACCTTGGCGCCGTGCCTTGGCAGAGATTGAAGCGAGTACTGCCGGCGTTGGCGGCATCTATAAGAATTCCGAACGCATCAAAAAGTTCGACTACAGCGACCCGCTGTTTACCGAACGAATGAACGTCTACGTCGTCGCCTACCGCGACTTTCCGTTCTCCGGTTTAAACGATTTAATGAAAAAGCGTGTGGGTGTCATCCGCGGTTGGAGCTACGGCAACGAGTTCGATGAGGCGCGTCGTTCCGGCGCTGTCATTCCCAACGAGGTATCGGACGACAAACAGAATTTTCAAAAATTAAATATGGGACGCGTGGATGCTGTTCTCTCGATTGAGCAATCGGCTAACGCGCTCATAAAGTCCTATCCAAATCTTCGTCTGGCAGGAACGCTAGCCGAGAATCCGACTTACCTTGCCTTCAACAAATCGGCGCATATGGAAGCTTTTCTCGCGCGCTTCAATGAAGCGTTGGCACGCCTGAAGAAATCGGGAGAATTCGAACGCCTCGTGACAAAAGAACTGAAGCGATAGGTAGGCAAATGTCTCGATGCAGGCTGTCGACCTCTGTAGTAAAGCCATTGGGCCGCGAATGCGGCTCAATGGGATGAACATACCGTTTTTACTTTAGCTTGCTGTTAACCAACCCGTAAATGCTGTAACCAATCATGTACGGCAACTGATAGTCGGGGAATGTCGTGGCGAAGCGCTGCTGTAACACTTGATAATGTGCGCTCGTTTTCGCCGGATCGCTAAGCTCACTTTTACGATCGCCCAACTCGGCGATGTACTTATCGACCAGCATGTTGGCTTTGGTCAAGTAAGCCTGTTGTGCATCCACTGCTTTCCGAACATTGACGAACTGGCCGCGTCCGCCGTAGACCTTAGCGCCGGGTTTACCTTTGGTAAGTGCCGGCAACTCACCGACCGCGGCAACCCATTTGTCCAGATCCGGTTGCGGTTTGCCATTGACGATGCCACCTTCGAGCCAGGCATGCGCCTTGTAATGTACCAGGTCGCCGACGATGAGATCTCCGGTCTTGTCGATACGTACCACAACCTGTTTGTTTGATACGCCGGAATTTTTAAGCTCGATCAAACTGAGCGTTTCGCCGGACTTCAGTTTGAGCTGAGTCTCGCCGTCGAAGGTTATCTTCACGTTCTCGAACTTTGGGTAGGTTTCGTCGGTAAACATTTTGGCGATGTTGACGAAATAATATTTCTTGTATTCGTGCACACCTGGCATTGCTTCGGCCACCGCGCGACTACTGATCGATTCCACCCCTAGGCTATGCAAATACGCCAACCCGTTGAACTTGTCCGGATTCGGATGCGTGACGATCACGCGCGTGATCGGTGAAGGTGTTTCTTTTTTTACCTGCTCGACCATCGCCTGCGTCAGCGCCGGAACGAACTGCGTGTCGATCAACGTTACCTCCCGGCCGTCGTCGTAATAGAAAGTATGCGTATCGAAGCCGTTGGCGTCCGAGGTAAATACACCGAGCTTGCCGGCTTGCGCCGCACCCGCGCCCAGGCCAAGCGTCGTGGCAGCAGCCATCAATAGCGTATTTTTTAGAATTGAGGTCATGGTGTTTCTCCACATTGGGTTGGATATACGACGCGACACATCGTATACAGTCGATCGTGTCGACGATTGGCGTAGAATGCCAACCCATATGGCAAAACAGACAAGTCATAACTACCATATCGAGCGGCTCGGCGATGCCCGCATCATCGATCCCGACAAAATCGCCCGCCCCGCATTCGTATTGCACCAACGTTATGCACGTGCCGACAGTGCGCCGCATAAACATCGTAAGGGCCAGTTGTTGTATGCCGCCGAAGGTGTACCGCGCATCGAAACCGATGGCGGCAGCTGGATCGTTCCTCCGCAACGCGGTGTTTGGCTGCCGCCGGGATTCATGCACCGCATCGTTTCGCGGCGCAGTTTCACACTCTGCTCCTTATATATAGAGTCGAGCGGTGCTCGTGCCCTACCCAAACGTTGCTGCACCGTCGCCGTCACACCGTTGGTGCGCGAGCTGTTGCTACAGGCGGCGCACTACGGCGGGCGCTATCCCAAGAACGGTCCGCAGGCGCGTTTGCACGCCGTACTCATCGACCAAGTTGCCACGCTGCCGCAGACGCCGTTATATCTTCCGGAACCCAAAGATCGTCGTCTGCGCACCATTACTGCCGCGCTGCGCGCTGATCCAGCCGCTACCGACACCTTAGAAGATTGGGCGACCCGTGTCGGCGCCAGCAGTCGCACGCTCGCGCGCTTATTCACGAAAGAAACGAAATTGAGCTTCGCGATGTGGCGCCAACAACTGCGGCTGCTGGTGGCGTTGGAAGCATTGGCGCAAGGCCGATCGGTAACCGCCGCAGCGGTCGATGTCGGCTATCAAGACACGTCGGCTTTTATTGCGATGTTTCGGCAAGCGCTCGGCGTAACGCCGGGGCGCTATTTCGAGAGCACGCTTGCGAAGGATTTTTAAACTAAGAGACGGTAACAAAATGAAATAGCTGCAACGTAGCCGTCCCCTCCCCCTGAGGGGGAGGGAGTTAAGGTGCCAACGTTCATTTTGTTACCGTCTCTGAGCCCTTATGTCGACCAGCACGCCAACGCCGTGCCAATCTCAATAACCCCGCGCGCGCTCGACACGGTGCGCGATTGGGCGCCCATCGCGCCAAGCCCGAACATTTTCGGCTGCCACGCGCGCCGCACTGCGTGGATCGGTTTGTGCCGCCGCATGCGGCAATAGCGTCACCTGCGGATGTCGCCAGTAACGGTGGCCGGGCGGTAGCGGTTCGGTAGGAAAGGCATCGAGCACCGCATGACCCACCTGACCGGAATCGAGCGCGGCCAAAAGATCGTCGTCCACCACATGAGCGCCGCGCGCCAAATTCACAAGACTGGCACCGGGCCGCATCGCGGCGAAGAAACGGCGGTCCAGCAGCCCGTGGGTCGCGGGCGTCAACGGCAGTAGGTTGATCACGATATCGCTGTTCGCCAGCAGCGAGTGCAACGCTTCGGCGCCGGCGCAAGTACGTACACCTTCGTCAACGGTGGCCTGCGCAGTTTGGCTCCAGCCGTTGACGATATAGCCTTGTGAGGCTAGCTTTCGTGCGGCCGCGCGACCCATCTGGCCTAAACCGAGCAGAGCGACCTGCACTTCATCCGCGCGCCGTTGCGGCAGTTGCCGCCACAGACCTTCCGATTGCTGACGTGCGTAAACGAAGAAACCCCGGTGCAACGACAGCGTCGCCCACAGCGTCGTTTCCGCCATCGCTGCATTCATTGCCGGATCGACCATACGCGCAATCGGCACGTCCGGCGGCACGGTCGGATCTGCCAACAATCGATCGACCCCGGCCCACAACGACTGGATTAACTGCAGCTGGGTCAATCCCTGTAACGCACCGGGTGGCGGGTTGGCGACTACGGCCACCTCGATTTGCCGTGTCTCATCCGCGTTCGCATCCAGACACCACATGGCCTCTGGTAACGCCACGCGTAACTCGTGCAGCCACTGGTCGCGCTCGGTCTCGTCAAAGCTGCCGCTTAACAGAATTCGCATCGGCACACCCGTCATGCTTTGGCACCGCATTCACCGCAAAACTTGGCGCCGATTAGCAGCGGTGCCTGACACTTCGTACAAGTCGTCGGTGCTGCTAACGTCGTGCCGCAGTCCGGACAGAATTTAGCGCCGCGTGTTTGGGCGCTGCACTGCGGACAAACCAGTTGTTGTTCGGTAGTCACGCTCGGCTTGGCGCCCAACACCAGCCCCGCTTCCCGCGCCCGATCGTGCGCCGCCTGCAACTCACCTTCGCGCCGCGCCGTCTCAATTTCGATTTTTACATCCGGCGCACAAAGCAGGCATAACCCACGCGCACCGTCCCAACATTTTGCGCAAACATGTTGAGTGCATTTTGCACAACGATTGAAATGATTCTCGGCGCTGGCGATCGCTTCTTGAAACGCCCCATCACGCGCTGTTGAAAATCCCGCTTGGGCGATACCGCCGACCGCGCTGCCCGCCGTATTTCCCCATCCGCCAAAACTGCCCAACATGTATCCAACTTGGCGTATCCACCCCGACGCCTGCCCCGCCCGATAAGGTTTGAATTCCGTACGCCAGGTATCGCTACAACGTTCACACCGGAACTCGAACTGAAACCCGGCATCGACCCCATCGCTGCGGCACAGATCTCGATAATTATCGGCAAATTTGTAATCAGTCATGAGCTCCCTCGTCGACAAATATTTTATTTACAGCGGCTAATAAAGTGCCGGTAGGATAAAACGCCGGACACCTCCGACGCTATTATGCGCGAAGGCGAGCCTGCTCTGGAATCGGGGGAACTCCACTCGATCGCTATTTTGGCAATGAAAGGCGCCAAATCGACGCCACCGATAGTTTTCTTAACCCAGGCTGGGTTGGTCCAAACGCTGGCGCCCGTCTGCGTTTCCACCAGCTTGGTGGAAATATCTCCCTTGAGCTCTTTATGTACGCTTCCTTGCATCCGAGCGATGTCTGTCAACTGGACATCCGTTTTGGGATCGGCATTGCCCCCAACTATTCAGCGCTTGTTAGACGAAGTATTTGGCGTTCGGCCGCTTTCGATACAGAATGTCTCAAGCCAATTTATTTATATAGAAGGATGCACAAGGATGCCGCCGCCGACCCTCGTTCACAGCACCATCCCCGCGCGACTCGACGCGTTACCTTGGTCACGCTGGCATTGGCGTATCGTCATCGCGTTGGGTACGGCATGGATACTGGATGGGTTGGAAGTCACCATCGTTGGATCGCTTGGCGCAGCACTGCAGCGGGTCGATACACTCGGACTATCGGTGGCAGATATCGGTTGGGCGGGATCGGCTTACATCGGCGGCGCCGTCTTGGGCGCGCTGTACTTCGGCCGTTTGGCCGATCGGCTGGGTCGCAAACGCCTTTTCTTGATTACGTTGACGGTTTACTTGGTAGCGACAGTGCTGACCGGAGCCGCGATCAATTTCACCACGTTTGCACTGTGTCGGTTCTTCACCGGCTTCGGCATCGGCGGTGAATACGCGGCGATCAATTCGGCGATCGACGAGTTGATCCCTGCGCGTGTGCGCGGCCTGGTCGATCTTTCCATCAACGGCAGCTTTTGGGTTGGCGCAGCGCTCGGCGCCGGCTTGAGCTTGATTCTGCTCGATCCGACATTCATTGGTGCGCGCTGGGGATGGCGTTTGGCTTTTGCACTCGGCGCGGTACTCGGCATTGCCATTCTGCTTGTGCGCCGCCACGTCCCCGAAAGTCCACGCTGGCTGATCCTCAACGGTCACGAGGCACAGGCCGAAGCGGAAATGCAACAGATCGAAGCGCAAGTCGCGGCACAGTTCGGTACCTTACCGAAATCCACGCAGACACTGACGTTTCGCCCCCGCACCGCGCCATCATGGCGCGAAGTGTTGCGCCACGTCACCGTACACGCGACCTCGCGCACAATGCTCGGTATTACGCTGATGGCGGCACAGGCATTTTTCTACAACGCGATATTTTTTACCTACGCGCTTGTGTTAACGCGTTTCTATGGCGTTGCCGATGCAAAAGTCGGTCTCTATATCTTCCCGTTCGCGCTTGGTAATTTCCTCGGACCGCTAGTGCTCGGACGCTTGTTCGACACTATCGGTCGGCGTGCATTGATCGTTGCCACTTACGCCATCTCCGGCCTGGCATTGCTAGCCAGCGGTTACGCCTTCAGCCGCGGCTGGTTAAACGCGACGACCCATACGTTGGCCTGGTCCGCCATCTTCTTCGTCGCCTCCGCCGCCGCGAGCTCGGCCTACCTTACCGTCAGCGAAATCTTTCCCATCGAGATGCGTGCCATCGCCATCTCGCTATTTTATGCCGTCGGTACCGGCATCGGTGGCTTTATCGCGCCGGCGCTATTCGCTACCCTTATCGGCAGCGGCAGCCGCGATACGGTACTGCTCGGTTATGCCTTCGCCGCACTGTTGATGTGCCTCGCTGCCGCCGTCGCGGCGATCCTTGGCGTCGATGCAGAACGCAAATCGCTGGAAGCAGTGGCGCGGCCG
This window of the Gammaproteobacteria bacterium genome carries:
- a CDS encoding transporter substrate-binding domain-containing protein produces the protein MNSSHIPDSNKQGQFSYSATTYRRSAASDIRRTDSVLKERFRIVSCVIALFAILLTGTIPANATDNIHINVDDANPPFMFMRQGKSAGLYPTLMAAVFHEMRVEVDIESKPWRRALAEIEASTAGVGGIYKNSERIKKFDYSDPLFTERMNVYVVAYRDFPFSGLNDLMKKRVGVIRGWSYGNEFDEARRSGAVIPNEVSDDKQNFQKLNMGRVDAVLSIEQSANALIKSYPNLRLAGTLAENPTYLAFNKSAHMEAFLARFNEALARLKKSGEFERLVTKELKR
- a CDS encoding MBL fold metallo-hydrolase, which translates into the protein MWRNTMTSILKNTLLMAAATTLGLGAGAAQAGKLGVFTSDANGFDTHTFYYDDGREVTLIDTQFVPALTQAMVEQVKKETPSPITRVIVTHPNPDKFNGLAYLHSLGVESISSRAVAEAMPGVHEYKKYYFVNIAKMFTDETYPKFENVKITFDGETQLKLKSGETLSLIELKNSGVSNKQVVVRIDKTGDLIVGDLVHYKAHAWLEGGIVNGKPQPDLDKWVAAVGELPALTKGKPGAKVYGGRGQFVNVRKAVDAQQAYLTKANMLVDKYIAELGDRKSELSDPAKTSAHYQVLQQRFATTFPDYQLPYMIGYSIYGLVNSKLK
- a CDS encoding helix-turn-helix transcriptional regulator, with product MAKQTSHNYHIERLGDARIIDPDKIARPAFVLHQRYARADSAPHKHRKGQLLYAAEGVPRIETDGGSWIVPPQRGVWLPPGFMHRIVSRRSFTLCSLYIESSGARALPKRCCTVAVTPLVRELLLQAAHYGGRYPKNGPQARLHAVLIDQVATLPQTPLYLPEPKDRRLRTITAALRADPAATDTLEDWATRVGASSRTLARLFTKETKLSFAMWRQQLRLLVALEALAQGRSVTAAAVDVGYQDTSAFIAMFRQALGVTPGRYFESTLAKDF
- a CDS encoding glyoxylate/hydroxypyruvate reductase A, encoding MRILLSGSFDETERDQWLHELRVALPEAMWCLDANADETRQIEVAVVANPPPGALQGLTQLQLIQSLWAGVDRLLADPTVPPDVPIARMVDPAMNAAMAETTLWATLSLHRGFFVYARQQSEGLWRQLPQRRADEVQVALLGLGQMGRAAARKLASQGYIVNGWSQTAQATVDEGVRTCAGAEALHSLLANSDIVINLLPLTPATHGLLDRRFFAAMRPGASLVNLARGAHVVDDDLLAALDSGQVGHAVLDAFPTEPLPPGHRYWRHPQVTLLPHAAAQTDPRSAARVAAENVRAWRDGRPIAHRVERARGY
- a CDS encoding zinc ribbon domain-containing protein, translating into MTDYKFADNYRDLCRSDGVDAGFQFEFRCERCSDTWRTEFKPYRAGQASGWIRQVGYMLGSFGGWGNTAGSAVGGIAQAGFSTARDGAFQEAIASAENHFNRCAKCTQHVCAKCWDGARGLCLLCAPDVKIEIETARREGELQAAHDRAREAGLVLGAKPSVTTEQQLVCPQCSAQTRGAKFCPDCGTTLAAPTTCTKCQAPLLIGAKFCGECGAKA
- a CDS encoding MFS transporter produces the protein MPPPTLVHSTIPARLDALPWSRWHWRIVIALGTAWILDGLEVTIVGSLGAALQRVDTLGLSVADIGWAGSAYIGGAVLGALYFGRLADRLGRKRLFLITLTVYLVATVLTGAAINFTTFALCRFFTGFGIGGEYAAINSAIDELIPARVRGLVDLSINGSFWVGAALGAGLSLILLDPTFIGARWGWRLAFALGAVLGIAILLVRRHVPESPRWLILNGHEAQAEAEMQQIEAQVAAQFGTLPKSTQTLTFRPRTAPSWREVLRHVTVHATSRTMLGITLMAAQAFFYNAIFFTYALVLTRFYGVADAKVGLYIFPFALGNFLGPLVLGRLFDTIGRRALIVATYAISGLALLASGYAFSRGWLNATTHTLAWSAIFFVASAAASSAYLTVSEIFPIEMRAIAISLFYAVGTGIGGFIAPALFATLIGSGSRDTVLLGYAFAALLMCLAAAVAAILGVDAERKSLEAVARPLSMENAERN